The proteins below are encoded in one region of Sedimentibacter sp. zth1:
- a CDS encoding MerR family transcriptional regulator, with translation MLVYDCIEVINMLINEVSKLTNLTKKAIEYYILQGLITPSILANGYRDYSDQDVEILNKVGFSFKFIFG, from the coding sequence GTGTTAGTCTATGATTGTATCGAGGTGATAAATATGCTAATAAATGAAGTCAGTAAACTAACTAATTTAACGAAAAAAGCAATAGAATATTATATTTTACAGGGGTTGATTACTCCATCTATTTTAGCCAACGGATACAGAGATTACAGCGATCAAGATGTAGAAATCTTAAATAAAGTTGGTTTTTCGTTTAAATTTATATTTGGATAG
- a CDS encoding GNAT family N-acetyltransferase yields MIEIIEVKAKETASKLKSEYIEGLKTPIDGFWQNVEVANSKCYEISYNGKAAGHFCVNSRKILVQFYVSKEYYMNVEEIFKYIIKSEIVEKAGVSTKEPEFMALCLDYQKNITVDSYLFTDNEKVRYELNSFSKLSFRLAQRQDIDEIKNKCDPAFEGYYEELIDNDQLFVLYDNDNLLGIGEFRIIKTHGEKYGDIGMHVVEKYRRNGIGTYIIVKLKEHCYSKNLIPMVCCDVKNIISKKTLEKSGFIADHRIIFCEF; encoded by the coding sequence ATGATTGAAATTATAGAAGTTAAAGCCAAGGAAACAGCAAGTAAACTAAAAAGTGAGTATATTGAGGGTTTAAAAACTCCAATAGATGGTTTTTGGCAGAATGTCGAAGTAGCCAATTCAAAATGTTATGAAATTTCGTACAATGGTAAAGCTGCAGGGCACTTTTGTGTAAATTCACGTAAAATATTAGTACAGTTTTATGTTTCTAAAGAATACTACATGAATGTAGAAGAAATTTTTAAATATATTATTAAAAGTGAGATAGTAGAAAAAGCGGGGGTTTCTACAAAAGAACCAGAATTTATGGCGTTATGTCTTGACTATCAAAAAAATATAACTGTAGATTCATATCTTTTTACAGATAATGAAAAAGTACGATATGAATTAAATAGTTTTTCAAAGCTATCTTTTAGATTAGCTCAAAGGCAAGATATAGATGAAATAAAAAATAAATGTGATCCGGCGTTTGAGGGATATTATGAGGAGTTAATAGATAATGATCAGTTATTTGTATTATATGATAATGACAACTTACTTGGAATTGGAGAATTTAGAATAATTAAGACACATGGAGAAAAATATGGTGATATAGGTATGCATGTGGTTGAAAAATATCGTAGAAATGGAATAGGAACTTATATTATTGTTAAGTTAAAAGAACATTGCTATAGCAAAAATTTAATTCCAATGGTTTGTTGTGATGTAAAAAACATTATATCTAAAAAAACTTTAGAAAAATCAGGCTTTATAGCTGATCATAGAATTATATTTTGTGAATTCTAA